A window of Microcystis aeruginosa FD4 contains these coding sequences:
- a CDS encoding glycosyltransferase family 2 protein, with translation MRVLISVVIPTYNRQAILKKCLLALENQRLTDNKVENYEIVLVDDGSTDGTIAWLESHKANLPHLQLWQQDHGGPAIARNLGVEKASGDTIIFIDSDLVVTENFLQAHADALTAGAASLGSDRLFTYGTVINTCNFDHPTSEPYKITDFSAAYFATGNVAIAKKWLLAAGLFDTQFQLYGWEDLELGMRLKQLGLKLIKCPEAVGYHWHPPFNLAQIPNLIDKEIQRGRMGVLFYQKHPTWEVRMMIQMTWIHRLLWGLLSLGGTLNERSLSPLLQWLIDRGKPQLALEIARIFLNWYNVRGVYQAYREMQLQ, from the coding sequence ATGCGCGTGCTGATCAGTGTTGTCATCCCTACCTACAATCGCCAAGCAATCTTAAAAAAATGTTTACTCGCCCTAGAAAATCAGCGTTTAACCGATAATAAGGTGGAAAACTACGAAATAGTCCTGGTCGATGATGGTTCTACCGATGGGACGATCGCTTGGCTAGAAAGTCACAAAGCTAATTTACCCCATCTGCAACTGTGGCAACAGGACCACGGCGGACCAGCGATCGCTAGGAATCTGGGGGTAGAAAAAGCTAGTGGTGATACGATTATTTTTATCGATAGCGATCTGGTAGTGACAGAAAATTTTTTGCAAGCCCACGCCGATGCTTTAACCGCCGGGGCAGCAAGTCTCGGCAGTGATCGCTTATTTACCTACGGCACTGTCATTAATACCTGTAACTTTGACCATCCCACCAGTGAACCCTATAAAATCACCGATTTCTCCGCTGCCTATTTTGCCACGGGCAACGTAGCGATCGCTAAAAAATGGTTATTAGCAGCGGGATTATTTGATACCCAGTTTCAACTCTACGGTTGGGAAGATTTAGAATTAGGGATGAGATTGAAGCAATTAGGACTAAAATTAATCAAATGTCCAGAAGCCGTTGGTTATCATTGGCATCCCCCCTTTAATCTCGCTCAAATTCCCAATCTCATCGATAAGGAAATTCAACGGGGACGAATGGGAGTGCTTTTTTATCAAAAACATCCCACCTGGGAAGTGCGGATGATGATTCAAATGACTTGGATTCATCGACTGTTGTGGGGTTTACTTTCCCTAGGAGGAACCCTGAATGAACGCAGCCTCTCCCCGCTGTTGCAATGGTTAATCGATCGAGGTAAACCGCAATTAGCCCTAGAAATTGCCCGCATTTTTCTCAATTGGTACAACGTGCGCGGCGTTTATCAAGCTTATCGGGAAATGCAGCTTCAGTGA